Within the Kiritimatiellales bacterium genome, the region GAACGCTGCAGTTTACTGGCTGGCAAAGATGCTTTACGCCGGTGAGGATCCGCGGTTTATTGCGCGCCGGCTGGTGATACTGGCATCGGAAGACGTCGGCAACGCCGATCCGCGCGGGATTTCAGTGGCGGTGGCGGCGATGCACGCAGCGGATTTCGTCGGTATGCCGGAAGCACGGATTATTCTGGCACAGGCAGCGACGTATCTGGCGTGTGCGCCGAAAAGTAATGCGGCGTATCTGGCGATTGATGCGGCATTGAAGGATGTTGAGGAAGGCCGCATGCTGCCGGTTCCCGATCATTTGAAAAATGCGCCGCATCCCGGCAAGGGCGATGTGAAATATAAATACGCGCACGCCGGCAAAGACCATTTTGTTGATCAGGAATATGTGCCGACGGATAAAATTTATTACATGCCGACTGATCAGGGGTACGAAGAGATAATCAAAAAACGGATTGCTTACTGGGATTCGCTGCGGAAGAAGAAAAAGAAATAAACCGCAGATTACACAGATAAAAATGGATTTTATCGGCCGCAAAAAACACGGAAAAACCGTGAATGAGAAAAGGCAGGGCGCGCAGTCCCTTGCGCGCCGGAAATATTGTTGCGGACGGCAAGAGACTGCCGTCCCTGCCAGACAGAAAAGGCGCGGAAAACTCCGCGCCTTTTTCTTTTCGCATTTCTGCGCCGGAATTAACTCAACGCTTCAACGAGCGTGGCTTCCTGCTGAACGCCCATAAACTCTCTCACTTTTTCGCCGCCTTTGAAAATAAGAATGGTTGGAATCGACCGCACGCCGAACTGGGCGGCGAGCGCCGGCGCTTCATCCACATTCACTTTCGCGACAACCGCTTTTCCGGCGACGGCATCCGCTACTTTTTCAAGGATCGGTTCCTGCATTTTGCATGGGCCGCACCACGTTGCAAAAAAGTCGACCAGCACATTTCCGGCGGCAACCGTTGTATTAAAATTATCCACAGTAAGAATTTTCACTTTATCCGACATGACGTATTCCTTTCTTTATTTTTAAATGTAGCATACGGGCACGGTTTATACATTAAAAAGAAACTCAATTATATCGCCGTCCTGTACGATATATTCTTTACCTTCGGTGCGCATGACACCTTTCTCACGGCAGGCAGTTTCGTCGCCATACTTCACGTAGTCATCAAACGAAATTACCTGTGCGCGAATGAAACCGCGTTCAAAATCGGAATGGATTACGCCGGCGGCCTGCGGCGCCTTCCAGCCGTGATGAATGGTCCACGCGCGCACTTCCTTCGGGCCGGCAGTGAGATAGCTGATAAGCCCGAGCGTATGATAGCCGGTGCGCGCAATCCGGTCGAGTCCGCTTTCCGTCACACCGTATGCCTTTAAAAACCCGGCGGCTTCGGCTTCGTTCATTCCCGCCAGCTCCTCTTCCATTTTCGCGCAGATTTTCACCGTATCCGCACCTTTTAAGTCGGCGTATTTTTTTACAGACAGCACGTGATCATTATCCTGAGCCATTCCTGATTCATCAACGTTCGCACAATAAATAATTTTTTTATCTGACAGCAGCGGAACCTCTTTTAAGTGTACTTTGATTTCATCGTTGTCCCGCTCCGGAAAACTCACCGCCGGGTTGCCGGCACCGAGATGATCGGCAAGACGTTGTAGCAACGGCAGAGCTGCCGCCGCTTGTTTATCCGCGCGCGCCAGTTTTTCCACGCGCTGAATTCGCGTTTCCCACGCCTGTATATCAGCAAGGATCAACTCTGTTTCAATGATTTCGATATCGCGCAGCGGATCGACCGTGCCGTTGACATGCACCACATTTGTATCGTCAAAACAGCGCACTACATGCAGCAGTGCATCCGCTTCGCGTATGTTTGCTAAAAATTTATTTCCCAGTCCTTCACCGCGGCTCGCACCTTTTACTAAACCGGCAATATCAACAAAATCAACTGTGGCATGAACTGTGCGCTGCGGTTTGCGCATTTCTGCCAGTTTATCAATCCGCGCATCCGGCACCGGGACAATTGCTCTGTTCGGTTCAATGGTGCAGAATGGATAATTCGCCGCTTCCGCATTCTGTGCACGTGTTAACGCATTAAAAATAGTTGATTTGCCAACGTTCGGCAGTCCCAGAATTCCAATACTCAAACTCATAGAAATCTCCGTAAAAGCCGGGGAACTTACCGGTAACGGTGAATAAAAACCATAAAAATATGTCGGCATTCGCTGTTGCATTTTTTAAAGTCGATCTGAAAATTTTATCAGTCTGTGAAAAGTAACGATCCAATTGAAGTGAAAGCTGCAAGCGGTATTCAACCATCATATTTTAAATCGGCGTTGCGGAGAAAAATTGCGGCGCTGAAAAAAAATGCCTGTGCCGGCGACTTGCAGCACGAAAGTAAAATGATTGTCCAGCGGATTACATCGCTGCCGATTTTTCGGGCGGCAATCAATGTCGGCGCTTATCTTCCGGTTTTCGGAGAGCCGGATATTCTGCCGCTGTTTGATGTTCCGGCGAAGAAATTTTTTATTCCGGCATTTGACGAAAATACCGGCAGTTACCGGCTGGCGGAATTAATGCCCGAATTGCACGCCGGTAAATTCGGAATTCCGGAACCGCCGGCGCCGGCGTTTGCCGGTGCAAATGAGATTCATCTGTTGATTGTTCCGGGCGTTGCGTTTGATGCCGGCGGCCGGCGGCTGGGTCGCGGTGGCGGGTTTTACGACCGGATTCTATCATTATATACTGCACCTGTGGTCGGTGTTTGTTTTAATTTTCAAATCATGGATTTCATTCCTCAAGAGCCGCACGACCGGCGGACGAGCTTTGTAGTGTCCGGTGATCATTTTTTCAGCGTGTGCGGTTAGGCCGTACACTCTTTGCATTCGACATTCTGCGCGATGTGCGTTATTGTAAGCGGCTTGAATATTAACTTTTAAATTATAGGATTTAATATGGGCGGATTGGAGTTTTGGTGGAACAGCATTCAGGACATTGTGGTCAGTATAGGCTTTATGGTGCTGGGCTTTTTCTTTCACGCGTTCCTGATGCGCGCAAATGCGGTGGCGGCGGGTCAAAAGGGCTCGGCGATTCTTGACGAGGCAAAGAAACAGGCGGAGACGCTGAAGCACGAGGCAAAAATTGCGGCGCGTGAAGAGGTGCTGAAATCGCGTGAAAATGCAGAGCGGGATCTGGCGCAAAGCCGTGCAAATCTGCTCGCGCTGGAAGAGCGGGTGATTGCCCGTGAAAAAGATATTGCCCGCAAACTCGAAATGCTCGAAACGAAAGACCGTACGCTGACCGCAAAGCTTGATGAAGTAGATCAGACGAAAAATCAGTTGAAAGAACAGCGGCGCGAACTCAAAGAGCGGATTCAGGAGGAAAACAGCCGCATTCAGGAGGTCGCTGATTTTTCCACGGATGAAGCGCGTAAGATCATCATGAGCCGGATGGAAAAAGAGCTCGAAGGTGAAATCAGCGGCATGATCCGCCGGCAGCAGAAAGAGGTTTATGAAAAAACGCGCGAAGAGGCGCGCGACCTCGTTTGTTCTGCGATTGAACGCTATGCCGGCGAGCACGTCGGCAGCATTACGATGACGCAGGTCAAGCTGCCGTCCGAAGATATGAAAGGCCGGTTAATCGGTAAAGAAGGCCGCAACTTCCGTTCGTTCGAACAGGAATCCGGCGTCAATCTCATTATCGACGAAACACCGGGCTATGTTCAGCTGTCCAGCTTTGATCCGATCCGCCGCGAAGTTGCACGCGTCGCGCTTGAAAAGCTGCTCGCCGACGGACGGATCCATCCGGCCAGCATTGAAGATACCATTAAAAAAACACAGGATGAGATTAACGATGTTATTCGTCAGGCCGGCGAAGAGGCGCTGTATAAGCTTGGAATTACCGGTGTTGCACCGGAGCTGATTAATATCCTGGGTAAACTCAAATACCGCACCAGCTATAAACAAAACGTACTTGAACACTCCGTCGAAATGGCATCGCTGATGTCAATGATGGCAGCCGATCTGGATCTGGACATCAATCTCGCCAAACGTGTTGGACTTTTTCACGACCTTGGCAAAGCAGTAGACCATGAAGTAGAGGGGCCGCACGCGGTGATTGGCGCAAATCTACTGCGTAAATACGGCGAAACGCCGCTCGTTTACAATGCGGTTGCTGCACATCATGATGACGTTGAGCGCAACAGCGTCTATGCGGTACTTGCCGCTGCCGCCGATACTATCACTGCAGCCCGTCCCGGCGCGCGCAGCGACACTACCGATCTTTATCTGCAGCGCCTTGAAAAACTCGAAAAAATCGCCAGGTCATTCCAAGGTGTTGAGAAAAGTTACGCAATTCAGGCCGGCCGCGAACTGCGGGTTATTGTTGAGCACGAGAAAATCAATGACGCCGCCGCACTGATTCTTGCACGTGATATTGCCAGCCGGATTCAGGATGAAGTGAAATATCCGGGACAGATTAAAGTTACCGTCATTCGTGAAATGCGCGCGATTGAATTTGCAAAATAGACGCCGGTATACAACGGGTGTTTGAATCCGATCATCCGCTTGTTGAACATCATCTGACGCATCGGCGGAATCAAGAGAGCTCGCAACATATTTTCCGTTCCGGTATACGCCGGCTTTCCGCTCAGCTTGCCACTGAAACCACGCGTGACCTCCCGGTGAAAAACTGAGGTGCGAAAACCATGCGCATACTGTTCAGCGTTGCTTTACCGCAGGGGATTTCTGCCATGCAAACCACGCATCCTATTTAGAAAACCCAAAAAAGCGTTTATATTCTGCCGGGCTCGACGCCGGTGGCTGTTCTTAATACGCTGAAGTAGACGCGGCGACTCCTGTTGCGTCTATTTTAGTTGATTCTGAAAAAGGCAGATTGATCAATGTTTGCAATGGTCATCCCTGCTTTTTCAATGAAGGTTTCTGCAAGGGTTTGGTGGCTTTTTGCTAAAAACCCTGCAATGATCTCCCCCATGAAAGCCGTTAAAATTCCTCATTCCCCGCAGGGCGATCTGTTCTGCATGGAGCTGGCTCGCATCATTGATCCGGATCATGCGCTGGTACGTTTGAGCCGGGCAGTGGACTGGGTGCGTTTTGAGGAGGCGTTCGGAAAAACGTACTGCGAGAATAACGGCCGGCCGGTGGTGAGCGTGCGGCTGATGGTAGCGTTGCATTTTCTAAAGCACACGTTTGATCTGAGCGATGACGCGGTGGTGGACGGCTGGGTGGAGAACCCGTACTGGCAGGCGCTGAGCGGGAATCAGTATTTTGAGCATAAGCGTCCGGTAAACTCATCAAGCATGACGCGTTTTCGTAAACGCATCGGTGACGCTGGCGCGGAGGAACTGCTCAAAGAAACGATCGCCTCAGGGCTGCGGATGAAGGCGATTAAATCGCAACAGTTAAAAACGGTGAATGTGGATACAACGGTGCAGGAAAAATTGATTCGTTTCCCAACCGACGGACGGCTGTACAACCGCGCGCGGGAGCATCTGGTGAAAGAGGCGGCGGCGCGGGGCATCAAGCTGCGGCAGAACTACAACCGCAAGGCGAAAACGGAACTGCTCAATGTGCATCGTTACGCGCATGCGCGCCAGATGAAGCGGTCGCAGGCCAGCGTGAAGACACTGAAGAATTATCTTGGGCGGGTGATTCGCGACATTGAACGTGGCGCCCCGCAGCCGGATGAAGAGCTGAAGGGCAAACTTGAGCTGGCGAACCGGATCTACGCACAGCAGCGCGCCGATAAAGGAAAAGTCTACAGTGTCCACGAGCCGCACGTCGAATGCCTCAGCAAAGGCAAAGCGCACAAGAAATATGAGTTTGGATGCAAAGTCAGCGTAGCGGTTACAGCCAAAGGCAACTGGTTCACCGGAGCGTGTGCGCTGCACGGTAATCCATACGACGGCCACACGCTGTCACCGGCGCT harbors:
- the trxA gene encoding thioredoxin, whose amino-acid sequence is MSDKVKILTVDNFNTTVAAGNVLVDFFATWCGPCKMQEPILEKVADAVAGKAVVAKVNVDEAPALAAQFGVRSIPTILIFKGGEKVREFMGVQQEATLVEALS
- the ychF gene encoding redox-regulated ATPase YchF is translated as MSLSIGILGLPNVGKSTIFNALTRAQNAEAANYPFCTIEPNRAIVPVPDARIDKLAEMRKPQRTVHATVDFVDIAGLVKGASRGEGLGNKFLANIREADALLHVVRCFDDTNVVHVNGTVDPLRDIEIIETELILADIQAWETRIQRVEKLARADKQAAAALPLLQRLADHLGAGNPAVSFPERDNDEIKVHLKEVPLLSDKKIIYCANVDESGMAQDNDHVLSVKKYADLKGADTVKICAKMEEELAGMNEAEAAGFLKAYGVTESGLDRIARTGYHTLGLISYLTAGPKEVRAWTIHHGWKAPQAAGVIHSDFERGFIRAQVISFDDYVKYGDETACREKGVMRTEGKEYIVQDGDIIEFLFNV
- a CDS encoding 5-formyltetrahydrofolate cyclo-ligase, producing the protein MKAASGIQPSYFKSALRRKIAALKKNACAGDLQHESKMIVQRITSLPIFRAAINVGAYLPVFGEPDILPLFDVPAKKFFIPAFDENTGSYRLAELMPELHAGKFGIPEPPAPAFAGANEIHLLIVPGVAFDAGGRRLGRGGGFYDRILSLYTAPVVGVCFNFQIMDFIPQEPHDRRTSFVVSGDHFFSVCG
- the rny gene encoding ribonuclease Y, whose product is MGGLEFWWNSIQDIVVSIGFMVLGFFFHAFLMRANAVAAGQKGSAILDEAKKQAETLKHEAKIAAREEVLKSRENAERDLAQSRANLLALEERVIAREKDIARKLEMLETKDRTLTAKLDEVDQTKNQLKEQRRELKERIQEENSRIQEVADFSTDEARKIIMSRMEKELEGEISGMIRRQQKEVYEKTREEARDLVCSAIERYAGEHVGSITMTQVKLPSEDMKGRLIGKEGRNFRSFEQESGVNLIIDETPGYVQLSSFDPIRREVARVALEKLLADGRIHPASIEDTIKKTQDEINDVIRQAGEEALYKLGITGVAPELINILGKLKYRTSYKQNVLEHSVEMASLMSMMAADLDLDINLAKRVGLFHDLGKAVDHEVEGPHAVIGANLLRKYGETPLVYNAVAAHHDDVERNSVYAVLAAAADTITAARPGARSDTTDLYLQRLEKLEKIARSFQGVEKSYAIQAGRELRVIVEHEKINDAAALILARDIASRIQDEVKYPGQIKVTVIREMRAIEFAK
- a CDS encoding IS5 family transposase; the encoded protein is MKAVKIPHSPQGDLFCMELARIIDPDHALVRLSRAVDWVRFEEAFGKTYCENNGRPVVSVRLMVALHFLKHTFDLSDDAVVDGWVENPYWQALSGNQYFEHKRPVNSSSMTRFRKRIGDAGAEELLKETIASGLRMKAIKSQQLKTVNVDTTVQEKLIRFPTDGRLYNRAREHLVKEAAARGIKLRQNYNRKAKTELLNVHRYAHARQMKRSQASVKTLKNYLGRVIRDIERGAPQPDEELKGKLELANRIYAQQRADKGKVYSVHEPHVECLSKGKAHKKYEFGCKVSVAVTAKGNWFTGACALHGNPYDGHTLSPALEQVKRITGKEPEEAFVDMGYRGHNYTGACTVHVERKRRGSLPKRLWKKMKHRAAVEPSIGHLKSGHRLNRNRLKGKEGDQLNAILSAAGMNFAKLLKAALCPFIFWLQRIQRRQFYPVAQSARAYPLLAAA